A genomic segment from Tissierellales bacterium encodes:
- the zapA gene encoding cell division protein ZapA, producing MSERHKVIVKINGRDYTIVGEEPESYIQGIGKHIDELVSEIMKNNSKLSDSMAAVLAAFTLADDLNKERRENHKLEKELDDFKKRWEEVDRHEDVFEKLKEKQKQLIEDKHKLELTIAEQKKTMEVQINEMKTHDNKKAKIEEELKIAQEKIFEVEHKYLQVKKELTELVSRMKE from the coding sequence ATGAGTGAACGCCATAAAGTAATCGTCAAAATAAACGGAAGAGATTATACAATCGTAGGAGAAGAACCGGAAAGCTATATTCAGGGAATAGGCAAGCATATTGATGAGCTAGTTTCAGAGATTATGAAAAATAATTCAAAGCTTAGCGACAGTATGGCTGCAGTTTTAGCTGCGTTTACATTAGCTGATGATTTGAATAAAGAGAGACGTGAAAATCATAAACTTGAGAAAGAACTAGACGATTTTAAAAAACGCTGGGAAGAAGTAGATAGACATGAGGATGTTTTTGAAAAATTAAAAGAAAAACAGAAACAATTAATAGAAGATAAACACAAGCTAGAATTGACTATAGCTGAGCAGAAGAAGACTATGGAAGTACAAATAAATGAGATGAAAACACATGACAACAAAAAAGCAAAAATTGAAGAAGAATTGAAAATTGCTCAGGAAAAGATTTTTGAGGTAGAACATAAATATCTTCAAGTCAAAAAGGAATTAACAGAATTAGTTAGTAGAATGAAAGAGTAG
- the pheT gene encoding phenylalanine--tRNA ligase subunit beta, translating into MLLPIQWLKEYVQIENETKEISDRLTLTGSHVDAIIPLEKEFTKVVIGHIQSIEKHPDADKLVVTQVDVGEEELLQIVTGANNISVGDYVPISLVGARLPGGVKIKKGKLRGVPSNGMMCSTQELGIDDSVTPKGSKDGIWILHEGLTPGMDVKEALELRGEVLDIEITPNRPDCLSIIGMARETAATFRTPVKLPEIKIENEVDDIKDYMDSIEIKDENLCNRYYGRVIKDVKIEASPYWMQKRLMDVGIRPINNIVDVTNYVMMEMGQPLHAFDYDKLAGKQIIVKRAQDGQVFTTLDDEERKLTNDMLMICDAENEVAIAGVMGGGNSEVSDDTKTIFLEAANFNGRNIRLTAKALGMRTDASAKFEKDLDPGMVDKACDRACQLIEEIGAGTIVKGQIDTYPVKRTAWEVSVRPERVEKLLGTTIAVDDMVEILNYLQIESRIQDGVIVSTIPTYRNDIKIEADLIEEIGRINGFDGIEPKPFLGPLTKGEKSDSRKIEDLIKEVLHGQGLNEITTYSFISPKAYDKIELPEDSIKRKVVKILNPLGEDFSVMRTTLMPNMLEVLSKNYKHGVDKAWAYELGNSFIPTNEELLTLPHEIKSLCFGLYGNDVDFFKMKDMVEKILVRLGIDGCEYSAEKLNTAFHPGRTANLTRNNQLLGTLGEVHPKVLENYGIKERVYVAEINVELLVSLTTLTRTYKALPKYPAITRDIALVVERDLPVGEIEKVIKGVGGQLVENVSLFDIYTGEQIDADKKSVAYSIHYRSYEKTLQDDDIKETHDGILTALEEKLSATLRK; encoded by the coding sequence ATGTTATTACCAATTCAATGGCTTAAAGAATATGTTCAAATAGAAAATGAAACAAAGGAAATATCAGACAGATTGACTTTAACTGGTTCTCATGTCGATGCTATTATTCCTTTAGAAAAAGAATTTACAAAGGTGGTAATAGGCCACATTCAGAGTATAGAAAAACATCCTGATGCAGACAAATTAGTTGTGACACAGGTAGATGTAGGGGAAGAAGAACTTCTACAGATAGTAACAGGAGCTAACAATATAAGTGTTGGAGATTACGTTCCAATTTCATTGGTAGGAGCTAGATTACCAGGTGGAGTTAAAATCAAAAAAGGTAAATTAAGAGGTGTACCATCTAATGGAATGATGTGTTCTACACAAGAACTTGGAATAGATGATTCAGTAACTCCAAAGGGAAGTAAAGATGGTATCTGGATATTACATGAAGGATTGACTCCAGGGATGGACGTCAAGGAAGCACTAGAGCTTAGAGGAGAAGTCTTAGATATTGAGATAACACCTAACCGTCCAGATTGCTTAAGTATAATTGGTATGGCAAGAGAGACTGCAGCAACATTTAGAACTCCAGTGAAATTACCAGAGATAAAAATTGAAAACGAAGTCGATGATATAAAAGACTATATGGACTCTATTGAAATCAAAGACGAGAATCTTTGCAATAGATATTATGGTAGAGTTATAAAAGATGTAAAAATTGAAGCATCCCCATACTGGATGCAAAAAAGACTTATGGATGTTGGAATTAGACCTATAAACAATATAGTTGATGTAACAAATTATGTAATGATGGAAATGGGTCAGCCGCTTCATGCATTTGATTATGATAAACTTGCGGGAAAACAGATAATCGTAAAAAGAGCTCAAGATGGTCAAGTATTTACTACATTAGACGATGAAGAGAGAAAACTTACAAACGATATGCTAATGATTTGCGATGCAGAAAATGAAGTTGCTATTGCTGGAGTTATGGGTGGCGGAAATAGTGAAGTGTCAGACGATACAAAAACTATATTCTTAGAAGCTGCTAATTTCAATGGAAGAAACATTCGTCTTACGGCAAAAGCACTTGGAATGAGAACTGATGCATCTGCTAAGTTCGAAAAAGATTTAGATCCAGGAATGGTTGACAAGGCTTGTGATAGAGCATGTCAGTTGATAGAAGAAATTGGAGCAGGAACGATTGTAAAGGGTCAAATTGACACTTATCCAGTTAAGAGAACTGCTTGGGAAGTAAGTGTTAGACCTGAGCGAGTTGAAAAACTTTTAGGAACAACTATTGCGGTAGATGATATGGTAGAAATACTAAATTACCTTCAAATTGAATCTAGAATTCAAGATGGAGTTATCGTTTCAACTATACCTACTTATAGAAATGATATCAAGATTGAAGCAGATTTGATTGAAGAAATCGGTAGAATTAATGGATTTGATGGAATCGAGCCTAAACCTTTCTTAGGCCCACTTACTAAGGGTGAGAAATCAGATTCAAGAAAAATAGAAGACTTAATAAAAGAAGTACTTCATGGTCAGGGATTAAATGAGATAACAACATATTCATTTATAAGTCCGAAAGCATATGACAAAATAGAATTGCCTGAAGATAGCATAAAGAGAAAAGTAGTAAAAATTCTAAACCCACTTGGAGAAGACTTCAGTGTGATGAGAACGACTCTTATGCCTAACATGCTTGAAGTATTATCTAAAAACTATAAACATGGTGTAGATAAAGCGTGGGCTTATGAGCTTGGAAATAGTTTTATACCTACTAATGAAGAATTGCTTACACTTCCTCATGAAATAAAATCTTTATGTTTTGGACTTTATGGAAATGATGTAGATTTCTTTAAAATGAAAGACATGGTGGAAAAAATATTAGTGAGATTGGGTATAGATGGATGCGAGTATTCTGCTGAAAAATTAAATACTGCATTCCACCCAGGTAGAACAGCTAATTTAACTAGAAACAATCAGTTATTAGGAACACTTGGAGAAGTTCATCCTAAGGTATTAGAAAACTATGGTATCAAAGAAAGAGTTTATGTTGCAGAAATTAATGTAGAATTATTAGTATCACTTACTACACTGACTAGAACGTATAAAGCACTTCCTAAATATCCAGCAATTACTAGAGATATAGCTCTTGTAGTTGAGAGAGATTTACCAGTAGGAGAAATAGAGAAGGTAATAAAAGGCGTAGGTGGTCAATTAGTTGAGAATGTTTCACTATTTGATATATATACTGGTGAGCAAATTGATGCTGACAAAAAGAGTGTAGCTTATTCAATACATTATCGTTCTTATGAAAAAACATTACAAGATGATGATATAAAAGAAACACACGATGGAATACTGACAGCACTAGAAGAAAAGCTTTCAGCTACACTTAGAAAATAA
- the pheS gene encoding phenylalanine--tRNA ligase subunit alpha codes for MKEKLNQIQAKALEALDQVADLGNLDNLRVQYLGKKGELTQILKGMKDLSKEERPVIGEMANQVRSAIENKIEDLKVNMKEKALTAKLEKEKIDVTMPAKATMTGHRHPLVQTIEELENIFRNMGFDVVDGPEVETVANNFDALNAPENHPSRDMTDTFYIGDNILLRTQTSPVQIRAMRQMQPPIKIVSAGRTFRFDDVDDTHSPMFHQMECLVVGEGITMANLKDTIDRFIKELFGEELPTRFRPHYFPFTEPSAEVDVVCQACKGDGCSECHGTGWSMELLGCGMVHPEVLRNCGIDPEKYTGFAFGCGIDRITMVKHGIKDIRLLFDNDMRFLNQF; via the coding sequence ATGAAGGAAAAATTAAATCAAATACAGGCAAAGGCATTAGAAGCATTGGATCAAGTAGCAGATTTAGGTAATCTAGATAATCTAAGAGTCCAATATTTAGGTAAAAAAGGTGAGCTTACACAGATACTAAAGGGTATGAAAGACCTTTCAAAAGAAGAGCGCCCAGTTATTGGAGAAATGGCAAACCAAGTTAGATCTGCTATAGAAAACAAAATAGAAGATTTAAAAGTAAATATGAAAGAAAAGGCATTAACAGCTAAATTAGAAAAAGAAAAAATAGACGTTACTATGCCAGCTAAAGCTACAATGACAGGACATAGACATCCTCTAGTTCAAACGATAGAAGAACTTGAAAATATATTTAGAAATATGGGATTTGATGTAGTTGACGGCCCAGAAGTCGAGACTGTCGCAAATAACTTTGACGCATTAAACGCTCCAGAGAACCATCCATCTAGAGATATGACTGATACATTCTATATAGGGGACAATATACTACTTAGAACTCAAACATCTCCAGTACAAATCAGAGCTATGCGTCAGATGCAACCACCAATTAAAATAGTATCAGCGGGTAGAACATTTAGATTCGATGATGTTGATGATACTCACTCTCCTATGTTCCATCAAATGGAATGTCTTGTTGTTGGGGAAGGTATTACAATGGCAAATCTAAAAGATACGATAGATAGATTTATAAAGGAACTATTTGGAGAAGAACTTCCGACTAGATTTAGACCTCATTACTTCCCATTTACAGAGCCTAGTGCAGAAGTTGACGTTGTTTGTCAGGCATGTAAAGGAGATGGATGCTCGGAGTGTCACGGTACAGGATGGAGTATGGAACTTCTAGGTTGCGGAATGGTACACCCAGAAGTGCTTAGAAATTGTGGAATTGACCCAGAAAAATACACTGGATTTGCATTCGGCTGTGGAATCGATAGAATTACAATGGTTAAGCATGGCATAAAAGATATTCGATTATTATTCGATAACGATATGAGATTTTTAAATCAATTCTAG
- a CDS encoding RNA methyltransferase, with translation MLIESKQNKQYKEALALKTSRGRKKANSYYIEGIKLVEEALRNPDDIIKVFYQTGFGMKSEERALLEKLEDNKIIRFELPKPLFKEISDTEQTQGILAVLNQKWSCLDDFMKLDREKSTLLLLDRVQDPGNIGTIIRTAEALKVDGIIFRIGSADPFNPKVVRSTMGSILRMPLFKSEDIFVDLENIKKSGYRVFATNLEASEYLHETEFDSKNILIIGNEANGVDDELFNLSDKLLKIKMLGAAESLNAAIATGIILHEIQTKVYLPN, from the coding sequence ATGTTGATTGAAAGTAAGCAAAATAAACAATATAAAGAAGCATTAGCACTCAAAACTAGTCGTGGAAGAAAAAAAGCCAATTCGTATTATATTGAGGGAATAAAATTAGTAGAAGAAGCGCTTAGAAACCCAGATGATATAATAAAGGTGTTTTATCAAACTGGTTTTGGAATGAAAAGCGAAGAGAGAGCACTACTTGAGAAACTTGAGGATAACAAAATAATTAGATTTGAGCTTCCAAAACCTCTATTTAAGGAGATTTCTGACACTGAGCAAACCCAAGGAATTCTAGCTGTATTGAATCAAAAATGGTCATGTTTAGATGATTTTATGAAACTAGATAGAGAAAAATCAACATTGCTATTACTTGATAGGGTTCAGGATCCTGGAAATATCGGGACGATAATAAGAACGGCAGAAGCATTGAAAGTAGATGGGATAATATTTAGAATAGGAAGTGCAGATCCATTCAATCCAAAAGTTGTAAGATCTACTATGGGCTCTATACTTAGAATGCCTTTGTTTAAATCAGAAGATATATTTGTAGATTTGGAAAATATAAAAAAATCAGGATATAGAGTTTTTGCAACAAATTTGGAAGCATCAGAGTACTTGCATGAAACCGAATTTGATTCTAAAAATATATTGATTATAGGAAATGAAGCTAATGGAGTTGATGATGAATTATTTAATTTATCAGATAAACTATTAAAAATAAAAATGCTAGGGGCAGCAGAATCCCTTAATGCAGCGATTGCTACAGGTATAATACTGCATGAAATTCAGACTAAAGTATACTTGCCAAACTAG
- a CDS encoding TrkA family potassium uptake protein gives MRQFVVVGCGRFGTSLAQTLYGLGYDVMAIDSSEERIQDLASSVTHAVQADALDENTLRTLGISNFDVAVITIGSNMQASIMATLIAKELGVKLVIAKAQNEVHAKVLQKIGADKVVFPERDMGARVAHNLVSSNILDYIEFAPDYSIVEIVVPEEWRDKTLRELKLPVSHGINVIAIKQGEELNISPYADEKIKADDILIVIGNNKDLQKLEKND, from the coding sequence ATGAGACAATTTGTCGTAGTAGGATGTGGAAGATTTGGTACGAGTTTGGCACAGACACTTTATGGATTAGGGTATGATGTCATGGCTATAGATAGTAGTGAAGAGAGAATTCAAGATTTAGCGAGTAGCGTTACTCATGCAGTTCAAGCAGATGCCTTAGATGAAAATACTCTTAGAACACTTGGAATAAGCAATTTTGATGTTGCAGTTATAACAATTGGTTCTAATATGCAGGCATCTATAATGGCTACACTTATAGCTAAAGAATTGGGTGTAAAGTTAGTTATAGCAAAAGCACAAAATGAGGTTCATGCAAAAGTTCTTCAAAAAATCGGTGCTGATAAAGTTGTATTTCCAGAGCGAGATATGGGAGCTAGGGTTGCACACAACTTAGTTTCATCAAATATATTAGACTATATAGAATTTGCTCCAGACTATAGTATAGTGGAAATTGTCGTTCCAGAGGAGTGGAGAGATAAGACACTTAGAGAGCTTAAATTGCCAGTTAGTCATGGTATAAATGTCATAGCAATAAAGCAAGGCGAGGAGCTGAATATATCTCCATATGCTGACGAAAAAATTAAGGCAGATGATATATTAATTGTTATAGGTAATAATAAGGATTTACAAAAATTGGAGAAAAATGATTAA
- a CDS encoding TrkH family potassium uptake protein has translation MFKIDIKSSIEQLKLEPAQVLVLGFAILIMIGATLLNLPIASMDGKSIGFIDALFTSASAVCVTGLSVVNTAAHWTLFGKFVLLVLIQIGGLGFMTMATLVALLLGRRITLKERLIMQEELNQFTMQGLVKLTKYVILSTFFVELMGAIGLAFTFVPHYNDPVKGIWYAVFHSISAFCNAGFDLTGSSMVEFVGDPIVNIVMSLLVIFGGLGYSVYINVTDRILHKGARRKFSLHTKMVLVITGALLLLGFVLIFIFEYNNTATFGSLNFGEKLFAAFFQSMAPRTAGFNSIDMAGITNASAFIIIVLMFIGGSPGSTAGGIKTTTVGALIYAMISVVRGKTDIEAFKKRLPSEIVLRSMTVVGIAMGIVSVVTMALSITESASFLDIFFESVSAFATVGLSRGLTPNLTVVGRLIITLTMFVGRLGPLTMAFAFAQRQKKNKGQFRYPEERIIVG, from the coding sequence ATGTTTAAAATCGACATTAAATCGAGTATAGAGCAATTAAAATTAGAACCTGCACAGGTGTTGGTTTTAGGTTTTGCTATTTTGATTATGATTGGAGCAACACTTTTAAACTTGCCTATAGCATCTATGGACGGTAAAAGTATAGGATTTATTGATGCTTTGTTTACATCCGCATCAGCGGTATGTGTTACTGGGCTCTCAGTTGTAAATACAGCTGCGCATTGGACATTATTTGGCAAGTTTGTCTTACTTGTACTTATACAAATTGGTGGCTTAGGATTTATGACTATGGCGACATTAGTTGCATTATTATTGGGAAGAAGAATTACTTTAAAAGAAAGACTTATAATGCAAGAAGAATTAAACCAATTTACGATGCAAGGACTTGTTAAACTTACAAAGTATGTTATATTATCAACTTTTTTTGTGGAGCTTATGGGAGCTATTGGATTAGCATTTACTTTTGTACCTCATTACAATGACCCTGTAAAGGGAATCTGGTATGCTGTTTTTCATTCTATTTCAGCATTTTGTAATGCTGGATTTGATTTGACTGGAAGCAGTATGGTTGAATTCGTAGGAGACCCGATAGTAAATATAGTTATGAGTTTACTTGTAATATTTGGTGGCCTTGGCTATTCGGTTTATATTAATGTTACGGATAGAATACTTCACAAAGGCGCAAGAAGAAAGTTCTCATTACATACAAAAATGGTATTGGTTATAACGGGAGCATTGCTTCTTTTGGGATTCGTATTGATTTTTATATTTGAATACAATAATACAGCTACATTTGGTTCATTGAATTTTGGTGAAAAGCTTTTTGCCGCATTTTTCCAATCAATGGCACCTAGAACTGCTGGTTTTAATAGTATAGATATGGCTGGAATAACAAATGCATCGGCATTTATTATAATAGTACTTATGTTTATAGGTGGATCACCAGGGTCAACAGCGGGTGGAATAAAAACAACGACCGTTGGAGCTCTAATTTATGCTATGATATCTGTTGTTCGTGGTAAAACGGATATAGAAGCATTTAAGAAAAGATTACCTAGTGAGATAGTACTTAGATCAATGACGGTAGTTGGTATAGCTATGGGAATTGTAAGTGTTGTTACTATGGCACTTTCAATTACAGAATCAGCTAGTTTTTTAGATATATTTTTTGAATCTGTATCTGCATTTGCGACTGTAGGACTCAGTAGAGGGCTTACACCTAATCTCACTGTAGTCGGAAGACTTATAATTACATTGACTATGTTTGTTGGAAGATTAGGACCACTAACTATGGCATTTGCATTTGCTCAGAGACAAAAGAAAAACAAAGGACAGTTTAGATATCCAGAAGAACGCATTATAGTAGGTTAG
- the rplT gene encoding 50S ribosomal protein L20, whose protein sequence is MARVKKALNAKKKHKKILKLAKGYYGAKSKNFKPANQAVMKSLKYAYTGRKLKKRDFRKLWIARINAAARINGLSYSRFINGLKKANVEINRKVLSEMAIYDPQGFSALVELAKNQL, encoded by the coding sequence ATGGCAAGAGTTAAAAAGGCATTAAACGCAAAGAAAAAACATAAAAAGATCTTAAAACTTGCTAAAGGTTACTATGGCGCGAAGAGCAAAAACTTCAAACCAGCTAACCAAGCAGTTATGAAATCGTTAAAATATGCTTACACAGGACGTAAGTTAAAGAAAAGAGATTTTAGAAAATTATGGATCGCTAGAATCAATGCAGCAGCTAGAATCAATGGTTTAAGCTACAGCAGATTCATCAACGGTTTGAAAAAAGCTAACGTTGAGATCAACAGAAAAGTATTGTCTGAAATGGCAATCTATGATCCACAAGGCTTCAGCGCATTAGTTGAATTAGCTAAAAACCAATTATAA
- the rpmI gene encoding 50S ribosomal protein L35, giving the protein MAKNKMKTHRGAAKRFKKTGTGKLKRRSNYTSHILTKKSPKRKRNLRKAKIVSDSDMKRIAQLLPY; this is encoded by the coding sequence ATGGCTAAGAATAAAATGAAGACTCATAGAGGTGCAGCAAAAAGATTCAAAAAGACTGGTACAGGTAAATTAAAAAGAAGAAGTAACTATACAAGTCACATTTTGACTAAAAAATCACCTAAGAGAAAAAGAAATCTTAGAAAAGCTAAGATTGTTAGCGATAGCGATATGAAGAGAATAGCTCAATTATTACCATACTAG
- the infC gene encoding translation initiation factor IF-3 → MFFIKELQINEQIRDREVRLIDDEGNQLGVVPGKEAQRLANEKKLDLVKVSPNAKPPVCKILDYGKYKYDLAKKEKEAKKKQKTVNVKEIRMTPRTDNHDIEVKANNASKFLSKGDKVKVTVRFRGREMGHTDIGFDVLNKFAERVSEISDVEKKAKLEGRNMTMVLTPKKS, encoded by the coding sequence GTGTTTTTTATTAAGGAACTTCAAATTAATGAACAAATTAGAGACAGAGAAGTAAGATTAATTGACGACGAGGGCAATCAGTTAGGAGTAGTACCTGGAAAGGAAGCTCAGAGACTTGCCAATGAAAAGAAATTGGATTTGGTTAAGGTATCACCAAATGCTAAACCACCGGTATGCAAGATTTTAGATTACGGAAAGTACAAATACGATTTAGCGAAGAAAGAAAAAGAAGCTAAGAAAAAGCAAAAAACAGTAAATGTAAAAGAGATCCGTATGACACCAAGAACTGATAATCATGATATCGAGGTCAAGGCCAACAACGCGAGCAAATTCTTATCTAAAGGTGATAAGGTAAAAGTGACCGTTAGATTTAGAGGACGCGAGATGGGTCATACTGATATTGGCTTTGATGTTTTAAATAAATTTGCCGAGAGGGTTTCGGAAATCAGCGATGTTGAGAAGAAAGCAAAACTTGAAGGCAGAAATATGACTATGGTGTTAACACCAAAGAAATCATAA
- a CDS encoding histidine phosphatase family protein, whose translation MAKLYITRHGQTQWNEERRLQGSKNSALTKLGLQQAMWLSTALIDVEFDAIYASPLERAQTTAEILRADRKIEIQTIDDLRECNFGIWEGWRIDEIDEKFPEESHNFWNQPELYKPIDGETFESVEERVLATIKKIGEEKEGNILIVAHGIVVKVLMNYFMKLGIETLWENFVKPTSLSIVDFKSLDDYDVRLYGDTSHYKKELDK comes from the coding sequence ATGGCAAAACTTTATATTACACGTCATGGGCAAACGCAGTGGAATGAAGAGCGCAGATTGCAAGGTAGTAAGAATTCTGCACTTACAAAGCTAGGTTTACAGCAAGCTATGTGGCTTAGTACGGCACTTATAGATGTTGAGTTTGATGCAATATATGCAAGTCCGCTTGAAAGAGCACAAACTACAGCTGAAATACTAAGGGCTGATAGGAAGATAGAAATTCAAACTATAGATGATTTGAGAGAATGTAATTTTGGAATTTGGGAAGGCTGGAGAATAGATGAAATAGATGAGAAATTCCCTGAGGAATCTCATAATTTTTGGAATCAACCAGAACTGTATAAACCGATAGATGGAGAAACATTTGAATCAGTAGAGGAAAGAGTTCTTGCCACTATCAAAAAAATTGGTGAAGAAAAAGAAGGCAATATTTTGATCGTAGCTCATGGAATAGTAGTGAAAGTTTTGATGAACTATTTTATGAAATTGGGGATTGAAACATTGTGGGAAAACTTTGTGAAACCAACAAGTCTGAGCATTGTAGATTTTAAAAGTTTGGATGATTACGATGTGAGATTGTATGGAGATACATCACATTATAAAAAAGAGCTTGACAAATAG
- the thrS gene encoding threonine--tRNA ligase yields the protein MINIKLPDGSIKEVEKETSVLDFARGISEGLARVVVGAKFNGQLVDLKSKLEEDGEIELLKADCADGKHFFWHTSAHMLAQAIKRLYPDAKLAIGPAIKDGFYYDIDVEHRFVQEDLEKIEKEMKKIAKENIEIERFELSREEALKFVADQGEDYKVELITDLPEDSIISFYRQGDFTDLCAGPHLSSTKKVKAIKLTSIAGAYWRGDEKNKMLQRIYGISFEKNKELEAYLERIEEAKKRDHRKLGPALGIFSLPEEGPGFPIFLPRGMDLKNELLAYWRQVHRKAGYVEIETPIILNRKLWETSGHWYHYKENMYTVQIDEEDFAIKPMNCPGGMLAYKTEMHSYRDFPMRVGELGRVHRHEFSGALHGLMRVRAFTQDDAHIFMLPEQIKDEIKGVAQLIDEVYKTFGFKYHLELSTRPEKSLGSDEDWELAEDGLRGALEELGVDFVVNEGDGAFYGPKIDFHLEDAIGRTWQCGTIQLDMQLPQRFDLTYIGKDGEKHRPIMIHRVAFGSIERFMGILIEHYAGKFPTWLAPVQAKILPISDKFIGYAKEIKDKLFDLGIRVELDDRAEKIGYKIREAQLEKVPYMLVIGEKEAEANAVAVRSRDKGDLGSSTLDEFVEKISKEIREKQNSL from the coding sequence ATGATTAATATTAAATTACCTGATGGATCAATTAAAGAGGTAGAAAAAGAAACGAGCGTATTGGATTTTGCTCGTGGAATAAGCGAAGGGCTTGCTAGAGTTGTTGTTGGAGCTAAATTCAATGGACAGCTTGTTGATTTGAAATCCAAATTAGAAGAAGATGGTGAAATTGAGCTGCTTAAAGCAGATTGTGCAGATGGAAAACATTTTTTCTGGCATACAAGTGCACATATGTTGGCTCAGGCTATTAAAAGACTATATCCAGATGCAAAATTGGCTATAGGACCTGCAATAAAAGATGGATTTTACTATGATATCGATGTTGAGCATAGATTTGTTCAAGAAGATTTAGAGAAAATAGAAAAAGAAATGAAAAAAATTGCAAAAGAAAACATAGAAATTGAGAGATTTGAATTGTCAAGAGAAGAAGCTCTTAAATTTGTAGCAGATCAAGGAGAAGATTACAAGGTAGAACTTATAACTGATTTACCAGAAGATTCTATAATATCTTTCTACAGACAGGGAGATTTTACAGACCTATGTGCAGGTCCTCACTTGTCTTCTACAAAGAAAGTTAAGGCTATTAAACTTACTAGTATAGCAGGAGCATACTGGAGAGGCGACGAAAAAAATAAAATGCTTCAAAGAATTTACGGTATCTCTTTTGAGAAAAACAAAGAATTAGAAGCTTACTTAGAGAGAATAGAAGAAGCTAAGAAGAGAGATCATAGAAAATTAGGACCAGCACTTGGTATATTCTCATTACCAGAAGAAGGCCCAGGTTTCCCTATATTCTTACCAAGAGGAATGGATCTTAAAAACGAATTATTAGCATACTGGAGACAGGTTCATAGAAAAGCGGGATACGTTGAAATAGAAACTCCAATCATATTGAATAGAAAACTTTGGGAGACATCAGGTCACTGGTATCACTACAAAGAGAACATGTATACTGTTCAAATTGATGAAGAGGATTTTGCGATCAAACCAATGAACTGTCCAGGTGGAATGCTTGCATACAAGACAGAGATGCACTCATATAGAGATTTCCCTATGAGAGTTGGAGAGCTTGGTAGAGTTCACAGACATGAATTTTCTGGAGCACTACATGGACTTATGAGAGTAAGAGCCTTTACTCAAGATGATGCTCATATATTCATGCTTCCAGAACAAATCAAAGATGAAATCAAAGGTGTTGCACAGCTTATTGATGAAGTTTACAAGACATTTGGATTTAAGTATCATTTAGAACTTTCAACTCGTCCAGAGAAATCATTGGGATCAGATGAAGATTGGGAATTAGCAGAGGATGGATTAAGAGGAGCGCTAGAGGAACTTGGTGTTGACTTCGTAGTTAACGAAGGTGATGGAGCATTCTATGGTCCTAAGATAGATTTCCACTTAGAAGATGCTATTGGAAGAACATGGCAATGCGGAACAATTCAATTAGATATGCAATTGCCACAAAGATTTGATTTAACTTATATCGGTAAAGATGGTGAAAAACATAGACCTATTATGATTCACCGTGTTGCATTTGGTAGTATTGAAAGATTTATGGGTATATTAATTGAGCACTATGCTGGTAAGTTCCCAACATGGTTAGCTCCAGTTCAAGCGAAAATTTTACCTATTTCTGATAAATTCATAGGATACGCTAAAGAGATTAAGGATAAATTATTTGATTTAGGCATAAGAGTAGAATTAGACGATAGAGCAGAAAAAATAGGTTATAAAATAAGAGAAGCTCAATTAGAAAAAGTTCCATATATGTTAGTTATTGGCGAGAAAGAAGCAGAAGCTAATGCTGTTGCAGTTAGATCTAGAGATAAGGGTGACTTAGGAAGCTCGACTTTAGATGAGTTTGTAGAAAAAATTAGTAAAGAAATTAGAGAAAAACAAAATTCACTTTAG